A single Pan troglodytes isolate AG18354 chromosome X, NHGRI_mPanTro3-v2.0_pri, whole genome shotgun sequence DNA region contains:
- the LOC129138752 gene encoding uncharacterized protein LOC129138752 codes for MWKQLWKWVTGRGWKSLEGSEEDRNVWESLELFRDLLSGFAQNTDSDMDIKVQAEVVSDADEELVGNWSKGDSCYILAKRLVAFCPCSRDLWNFNLERDDLGYLVEEISKQESIQEVTWVLLKAFSFIREAEHKSSEKLQPDNVIEKKKPFSGEKFKLAAEICISSKEPNVNPQDHGENVSMSETSRPCQRPSQTQRPRRKKWFSGPSPGSLCCMQPKDLILCVTASPAMAERGQCRARAVASEDEAPSLGSFHMLLSLWVYRSQELRFGNLCLDFRRCMETPRCPGKSLLQGQGPHGEPLLGQRGREIWGWRSHTESLLGHCLVEL; via the coding sequence atgtggaagcaactttggaagtgggtaacaggcagaggttggaagagtttggagggctcagaagaagacagaaatgtttgggaaagtttggaactttttagagacttgttgagtggctttgcccaaaatactgatagcgatatggacattaaggtccaggctgaggtggtctcagatgcagatgaggaacttgttgggaactggagcaaaggtgactcctgttacattttagcaaagagactggtggcattttgcccctgctctagagatttgtggaactttaaccttgagagagatgatttagggtatttggtggaagaaatttctaagcaggaaagtattcaagaggtgacttgggtactactaaaggcattcagttttataagggaagcagagcataaaagttcagaaaaattgcagcctgacaatgtgatagaaaagaaaaaaccattttctggggagaaattcaagctggctgcagaaatttgcataagtagcaaggagcctaatgttaatccccaagaccacggggaaaatgtctccatgtCAGAGacctccaggccatgtcagagaccatCACAGACCCaaaggcccaggaggaaaaagtggttttctgGGCCaagcccagggtccctgtgctgtatGCAGCCTAAGGACTTGATACTTTGTGTcacagcctctccagccatggctgaaaggggccaatgtagagctcgggctgtggcttcagaggatgaagccccaagccttggcagcttccacatgttGTTGAGTCTGTGGgtgtacagaagtcaagaattgagatttgggaacctctgcttagatttcagaagatgtatggaaacacctcgatgcccaggcaaaagtttgttgcaggggcagggccctcatggagaacctctactagggcagcgTGGAAgagaaatatggggttggaggtcccacacagagtccctactggggcactgcctagtggagctgtga